From Pseudoxanthomonas sp. CF385, a single genomic window includes:
- a CDS encoding ABC transporter ATP-binding protein has protein sequence MASSPSHAPPRRTGQPNLRERFDAMRNLVPFLRQIWQTSRTLTLASLGLRVVRAVMPVATLYIGKLIIDEAIRLVGLGLGFDALGDAWRSGQLDTLLGLLALEFGLAIVSDLLGRLVSYADALLSELFTNATSIRLMEHAAQLDLEDFEDPDLQDKLDRARRQTMGRMNLMSQLFGQVQDAITVATFAAGLLVYAPWLIALLALALVPAFVGEAHFNALGYSLNFQWTPERRQLEYLRQMGASVETAKEVKIFNLHRFLIDRYRTLAEKFFVANRALARRRAFWGALLAALGTLGYYVAYGYIAWRTVRGDFSIGDLTFLAGSFLRLRQLLEGLLIGFSQVAGQALYLDDLFSFFEIEPEIASPANAMPVPKPITRGFVFENVGFRYPDAERWAVRHLDFELHAGEVLALVGENGAGKTTLVKLLARLYDPDEGRILLDGRDLREYDIDDLRANIGVIFQDFVRYHLTAGENIGVGRIEAMYDQDRVRAAAARAMADEVIDALPRGYDQLVGRRFKDSVDLSGGQWQKIAIARAYMRDAQVMILDEPTAALDARSEFEVFQRFKELSDNRTAVLISHRFSSVRMADRILVLNEGRLEASGTHEHLMAQGGRYAELFELQAAGYR, from the coding sequence ATGGCGTCCTCCCCCTCGCACGCGCCCCCGCGGCGCACCGGACAACCCAACCTGCGCGAGCGCTTCGATGCGATGCGCAACCTCGTGCCGTTCCTGCGCCAGATCTGGCAGACCAGCCGCACGCTGACCCTCGCCAGCCTCGGCCTGCGCGTGGTGCGCGCGGTGATGCCGGTCGCCACGCTCTACATCGGCAAGCTGATCATCGACGAAGCGATCCGCCTGGTCGGCCTGGGGCTGGGCTTCGACGCGTTGGGCGACGCGTGGCGCAGCGGCCAGCTCGACACGCTGCTGGGGTTGCTGGCGCTGGAGTTCGGCCTCGCCATCGTGTCCGATCTGCTGGGCCGGCTGGTGAGCTATGCCGACGCGCTGCTCTCGGAACTGTTCACCAATGCGACCAGCATCCGCCTGATGGAACACGCGGCGCAGCTGGACCTGGAGGACTTCGAAGACCCCGACCTGCAGGACAAGCTCGACCGCGCGCGCCGGCAGACGATGGGGCGCATGAACCTGATGAGCCAGCTGTTCGGCCAGGTGCAGGACGCCATCACCGTGGCGACGTTCGCCGCCGGCCTGCTGGTCTACGCGCCCTGGCTGATCGCGCTGCTGGCGCTGGCGCTGGTCCCTGCCTTCGTCGGCGAGGCGCACTTCAACGCGCTCGGCTACTCGCTCAACTTCCAGTGGACGCCCGAACGCCGCCAGCTGGAGTACCTGCGGCAGATGGGCGCCAGCGTGGAGACCGCGAAAGAGGTGAAGATCTTCAACCTCCACCGGTTCCTGATCGACCGCTACCGCACGCTTGCCGAGAAGTTCTTCGTCGCCAACCGCGCCCTGGCCCGGCGACGCGCCTTCTGGGGTGCGCTGCTGGCCGCGCTCGGCACCCTGGGCTATTACGTGGCCTACGGCTACATCGCCTGGCGCACGGTGCGCGGCGATTTCAGCATCGGCGACCTGACCTTCCTCGCCGGCAGCTTCCTGCGCCTGCGCCAGCTGCTGGAAGGCCTGCTGATCGGCTTCTCGCAGGTCGCCGGCCAGGCGCTGTACCTGGACGACCTGTTCTCGTTCTTCGAGATCGAGCCGGAGATCGCCTCGCCCGCGAACGCCATGCCGGTGCCGAAGCCGATCACCCGCGGCTTCGTCTTCGAGAACGTCGGCTTCCGCTATCCCGATGCCGAACGCTGGGCCGTGCGGCACCTGGATTTCGAACTGCACGCCGGCGAAGTGCTGGCGCTGGTCGGCGAGAACGGCGCAGGCAAGACCACGCTGGTGAAACTGCTCGCCCGCCTGTACGACCCGGACGAGGGCCGCATCCTGCTCGACGGCCGCGACCTGCGCGAGTACGACATCGACGATCTGCGCGCCAACATCGGGGTGATCTTCCAGGACTTCGTGCGCTACCACCTGACCGCCGGCGAGAACATCGGCGTCGGCCGCATCGAGGCCATGTACGACCAGGACCGCGTGCGCGCCGCCGCCGCGCGCGCGATGGCCGACGAGGTGATCGACGCGCTGCCGCGCGGCTACGACCAGCTCGTGGGCCGGCGCTTCAAGGACAGCGTGGACCTGTCCGGCGGCCAATGGCAGAAGATCGCCATCGCCCGCGCCTACATGCGCGACGCGCAGGTCATGATCCTGGATGAACCGACGGCCGCCCTCGACGCGCGTTCGGAGTTCGAGGTCTTCCAACGCTTCAAGGAATTGTCGGACAATCGGACCGCGGTGCTGATCTCGCACCGCTTCTCCAGCGTCCGCATGGCTGACCGCATCCTGGTGCTCAACGAAGGACGGCTGGAGGCCAGCGGCACCCACGAGCACCTCATGGCCCAAGGCGGCCGCTACGCGGAACTGTTCGAACTGCAGGCCGCCGGCTACCGCTGA
- a CDS encoding PQQ-dependent sugar dehydrogenase gives MRHAPHRLATALLLALPLAACNSSANGDASGAAAPAAAQAAPASQPAQTLTSAKGQIRVTQVASGLAHPWALAFLPDGAVLVTERGGALRRVGTDGAVSAPITGVPKVFATGQGGLLDVVLAPDFASTQRIYLSYAEPGDSGTAGTAVAYGTLAGDALSDVKVIYRQEPKVDGPNHFGSRLVFDGQGHLFISQGERNKRPMSQELDKLQGKLVRLNLDGTVPQDNPFVGKAGARPEIFSYGHRNMQGMALDPRTGKLWQSEHGPRGGDEINLPEAGKNYGWPIITYGINYSGQPIPEAEGKAKDGMEQPFHVWEKSPGVSGMAFYTGQPDSPWNDSLFLGSLAERNLIRLTLQGDTVLGEERLLNEIGERVRDVRVGPDGNVYVVTDEEDGKLLRIEPPKAP, from the coding sequence TTGCGCCACGCTCCCCACCGACTCGCCACCGCCCTCCTCCTCGCGCTGCCGCTGGCCGCGTGCAACTCCTCCGCCAACGGCGACGCATCGGGCGCTGCGGCGCCCGCGGCCGCGCAGGCCGCGCCGGCCAGCCAGCCGGCGCAGACGCTGACCAGCGCGAAGGGCCAGATCCGCGTCACCCAGGTGGCCAGCGGGCTCGCCCATCCGTGGGCGCTGGCGTTCCTGCCCGACGGCGCGGTGCTGGTCACCGAACGCGGCGGCGCGCTGCGGCGCGTCGGCACCGACGGCGCGGTGTCTGCGCCGATCACCGGCGTGCCGAAGGTGTTCGCCACCGGCCAGGGCGGTCTGCTCGACGTGGTCCTGGCCCCGGATTTCGCCAGCACGCAGCGCATCTACCTCAGCTACGCCGAGCCCGGCGACAGCGGCACCGCCGGCACCGCCGTCGCCTACGGCACGCTGGCCGGCGACGCGCTCAGCGACGTCAAGGTGATCTATCGCCAGGAACCGAAGGTCGACGGCCCCAACCATTTCGGTTCGCGCCTGGTCTTCGACGGCCAGGGCCATCTCTTCATCAGCCAGGGCGAGCGCAACAAGCGCCCGATGTCGCAGGAGCTGGACAAGCTGCAGGGCAAGCTGGTGCGCCTGAACCTCGACGGCACCGTGCCGCAGGACAATCCCTTTGTCGGCAAGGCCGGCGCGCGTCCGGAAATCTTCAGCTACGGCCACCGCAACATGCAGGGCATGGCGCTGGATCCGCGTACCGGGAAACTGTGGCAGAGCGAGCACGGCCCGCGCGGCGGCGACGAGATCAATCTGCCCGAAGCCGGCAAGAACTACGGCTGGCCCATCATCACCTACGGCATCAACTATTCCGGCCAGCCCATCCCCGAAGCCGAGGGCAAGGCGAAGGACGGCATGGAGCAGCCCTTCCACGTCTGGGAGAAATCCCCCGGCGTGTCGGGCATGGCGTTCTACACCGGCCAGCCGGACAGCCCGTGGAACGACAGCCTGTTCCTCGGCTCGCTGGCCGAGCGCAACCTGATCCGCCTGACCCTGCAGGGCGATACCGTCCTCGGCGAGGAACGCCTGCTCAACGAGATCGGCGAGCGCGTCCGCGACGTGCGCGTGGGCCCGGACGGCAACGTCTACGTGGTCACCGACGAGGAAGACGGCAAGCTGCTGCGGATCGAACCGCCGAAGGCCCCGTGA
- a CDS encoding PaaI family thioesterase has product MSDSTDINALLRARLPAGVPLQIPPPCLVDMQGEPVAYVEGESLTMRFPVLARYQNPIGHMQGGFIVAALDNTLGPFSYLIAPPSVTTSLNTQYLRPVTQEMPHITCHARLVERTRTQLFLAGEVRDDAGRVLAMCQAVCQILPQKAG; this is encoded by the coding sequence ATGAGCGACAGCACCGACATCAACGCCCTGCTGCGGGCGCGCCTGCCCGCAGGCGTACCGCTGCAGATCCCGCCGCCCTGCCTGGTCGACATGCAGGGCGAGCCGGTGGCCTACGTGGAAGGCGAATCGCTGACGATGCGGTTCCCGGTACTGGCGCGCTACCAGAATCCGATCGGGCACATGCAGGGCGGTTTCATCGTGGCGGCGCTGGACAACACGCTGGGGCCGTTCTCGTACCTGATCGCACCGCCCAGCGTGACGACGTCGCTCAACACGCAGTACCTGCGCCCGGTAACGCAGGAGATGCCGCACATCACGTGCCATGCGCGGTTGGTGGAACGCACGCGTACGCAGTTGTTCTTGGCCGGCGAGGTGCGCGACGACGCGGGCCGTGTGCTGGCGATGTGCCAGGCGGTGTGCCAGATCCTGCCGCAGAAGGCGGGCTGA
- a CDS encoding amidohydrolase — protein sequence MQDLRISLIQGETRWHDPAGNRDYYGGLIAPLAGQTDLVILPETFTSGFSNEAIDQAEGMEGATVAWIREQAATLNAAMTGSVQLRTADGVFNRLLFAMPDGGLQHYDKRHLFRYANEHTRYAAGRERLTVEWKGWRINPLVCYDLRFPVFARNRFDVERAGQLDFDLQLFVANWPAPRAYPWKTLLRARAIENLCYVAAVNRAGTDGNGHAYSGDSAVIDFLGQPVVELPAGEGVVTSTISAEALAAHRERFPAMLDADRFELR from the coding sequence ATGCAGGACCTGCGCATTTCCCTGATCCAGGGCGAAACCCGCTGGCACGATCCGGCGGGCAACCGCGACTACTACGGCGGGCTGATCGCGCCGCTCGCGGGGCAGACCGATCTGGTGATCCTGCCGGAGACCTTCACCAGCGGCTTCAGCAACGAGGCGATCGACCAGGCCGAGGGTATGGAGGGCGCCACGGTGGCATGGATCCGCGAGCAGGCGGCGACGCTCAATGCGGCGATGACCGGCAGCGTGCAATTGCGCACGGCGGACGGCGTATTCAACCGTCTGCTGTTCGCCATGCCCGATGGCGGTCTGCAGCATTACGACAAGCGCCATCTGTTCCGCTATGCGAACGAGCACACGCGCTACGCCGCCGGTCGTGAGCGTCTGACGGTGGAGTGGAAGGGGTGGCGGATCAATCCGCTGGTCTGCTACGACCTGCGTTTCCCGGTGTTCGCGCGCAATCGCTTCGATGTCGAACGCGCGGGCCAGCTGGATTTCGATCTGCAGCTGTTCGTCGCGAATTGGCCGGCGCCGCGGGCTTATCCCTGGAAGACGCTGCTGCGGGCGCGGGCGATCGAGAATCTCTGCTACGTGGCGGCGGTCAATCGCGCGGGCACGGATGGCAACGGGCACGCATACAGTGGCGACAGTGCGGTGATCGATTTCCTCGGGCAGCCGGTGGTGGAGTTGCCGGCGGGCGAGGGGGTGGTGACGTCGACGATTTCGGCGGAGGCGTTGGCGGCGCATCGGGAGCGGTTCCCGGCGATGCTGGATGCGGATCGGTTCGAGCTGCGTTGA
- a CDS encoding pyridoxal phosphate-dependent aminotransferase, protein MFQPQTKLPKVGTTIFTVMSQLAAEHGAVNLGQGFPDFAVPQRLVDELDRAMRDGHNQYAPMTGVAPLRQAIAEKVLRCYGREVNPDTEITVTSGATEALFNAIHAVVRPGEEVIVLDPAYDSYEPAIDLAGARAVHVPLDPQTFAVDWDRVRAAITPRTRLLIVNSPHNPSGAMFDEADIRALAALLEGTGIYLISDEVYEHIVFDGRRHESILRYPELAARAFVVSSFGKTYHCTGWKIGYAIAPPALSAEFRKVHQYNVFCTFAPAQHAFAAMIRQEPEHYEQLGAFYQDKRDRFREQLLGTKFKPLPVPGGYFQLVDYSAVSDLPDAEFVKWLTVEHGVTAIPLSPFYETPPTGQRLARLCFAKNEATLDAAIASLKTL, encoded by the coding sequence ATGTTCCAGCCGCAGACCAAGCTGCCCAAGGTGGGCACCACCATCTTCACCGTGATGTCGCAGCTCGCCGCCGAGCACGGCGCGGTCAACCTGGGGCAGGGCTTCCCGGACTTCGCGGTACCGCAGCGGCTGGTGGACGAGCTGGACCGCGCCATGCGCGACGGCCACAACCAGTACGCACCGATGACGGGCGTGGCGCCGCTGCGCCAGGCCATCGCCGAGAAGGTGCTGCGCTGCTACGGGCGCGAAGTGAACCCGGACACCGAGATCACCGTGACCAGCGGCGCCACCGAGGCGCTGTTCAACGCGATCCACGCGGTCGTGCGCCCGGGCGAAGAGGTCATCGTGCTGGACCCGGCCTACGACAGCTACGAGCCGGCCATCGACCTGGCCGGCGCGCGTGCCGTGCACGTGCCGCTGGACCCGCAGACGTTCGCCGTGGACTGGGACCGCGTGCGCGCGGCGATCACGCCGCGTACGCGCCTGCTGATCGTCAACAGCCCGCACAACCCGTCCGGCGCGATGTTCGACGAAGCCGACATCCGCGCGCTGGCCGCGCTGCTGGAAGGCACCGGCATCTACCTGATCTCCGACGAGGTCTACGAGCACATCGTGTTCGATGGACGTCGCCACGAATCGATCCTGCGCTATCCCGAACTGGCTGCGCGCGCGTTCGTGGTCTCCAGCTTCGGCAAGACCTACCACTGCACCGGCTGGAAGATCGGCTACGCCATCGCGCCGCCGGCGTTGAGCGCGGAATTCCGCAAGGTCCACCAGTACAACGTGTTCTGCACGTTCGCGCCGGCGCAGCACGCGTTCGCCGCGATGATCCGGCAGGAGCCGGAGCACTACGAGCAGCTGGGCGCGTTCTACCAGGACAAGCGCGACCGTTTCCGCGAACAGCTGCTGGGCACGAAGTTCAAGCCGCTGCCGGTGCCGGGCGGTTATTTCCAGCTGGTCGACTATTCCGCCGTCAGCGACCTGCCGGATGCCGAGTTCGTGAAGTGGCTGACCGTCGAGCACGGCGTCACCGCGATCCCGCTGTCGCCGTTCTACGAAACGCCGCCGACCGGCCAGCGCCTGGCGCGTTTGTGCTTCGCCAAGAACGAGGCGACGCTGGATGCGGCGATCGCAAGTTTGAAGACGCTCTAG
- a CDS encoding DUF3293 domain-containing protein, with protein MAEHSVPAEGAANGDVPEAERARLAIAWAAAHYFVTLGRKEWLFCAGLTTPEVERQVMADRYLFITAWNPPPGEASRADNDAAQARLEARVQALGLSLHPALGCNSQGGMVEYGCLVLDATLAQADALAREFGQGGTLCWRAGEPVRLRMMWPRPAGADGDPHTDWVG; from the coding sequence ATGGCCGAACACAGTGTTCCCGCCGAAGGCGCCGCGAACGGGGATGTCCCCGAGGCCGAGCGCGCGCGGCTGGCCATCGCCTGGGCCGCCGCGCACTACTTCGTCACCCTCGGTCGCAAGGAATGGCTGTTCTGCGCGGGCCTGACGACACCCGAGGTCGAACGCCAGGTCATGGCCGACCGCTATCTGTTCATCACCGCCTGGAATCCCCCGCCCGGCGAAGCCTCGCGCGCCGACAACGACGCCGCGCAGGCCCGATTGGAGGCGCGCGTGCAGGCGCTGGGCCTGAGCCTGCACCCGGCGCTCGGCTGCAACAGCCAGGGGGGCATGGTCGAGTACGGCTGCCTGGTCCTGGATGCCACGCTGGCGCAGGCCGATGCGCTGGCGCGGGAATTCGGCCAGGGCGGCACGCTGTGCTGGCGTGCCGGCGAACCCGTCCGCTTGCGGATGATGTGGCCCCGGCCGGCCGGCGCCGACGGCGACCCGCACACCGACTGGGTGGGCTGA
- the ccmA gene encoding heme ABC exporter ATP-binding protein CcmA, whose product MTDAAPTHPPLLAARGLAFSRNDEPVFGPLDFAVDAGEALLVQGGNGVGKTTLLRVLAGLLRADAGHIDIDGHPAGPSRRAHAMAYLGHLPALKADLNALENLNFLCGLHGRRARQMPGNALAMVGLAGYEDALARQLSAGQKKRLSLARLWLSPSPLWLLDEPYANLDLDGITLVNRMISAHLRDGGAALVTTHGAYAAPPVQTRMLLLERPA is encoded by the coding sequence ATGACCGACGCCGCTCCCACCCATCCGCCGTTGCTGGCCGCCCGCGGCCTGGCGTTCTCGCGCAACGACGAGCCGGTGTTCGGGCCGCTGGATTTCGCCGTGGACGCGGGCGAGGCCCTGCTGGTGCAGGGCGGCAACGGCGTAGGCAAGACCACCCTGCTGCGCGTCCTGGCGGGGCTGCTGCGCGCCGATGCGGGCCACATCGACATCGACGGCCATCCCGCCGGCCCGTCGCGCCGTGCCCATGCGATGGCCTACCTGGGCCACCTGCCGGCACTGAAGGCGGACCTGAACGCGCTCGAGAACCTCAACTTCCTCTGCGGCCTGCACGGGCGCCGCGCCCGCCAGATGCCGGGCAACGCGCTGGCCATGGTCGGCCTGGCCGGATACGAGGACGCGCTCGCGCGGCAGCTCTCCGCCGGCCAGAAGAAGCGCCTCTCGCTGGCCCGCCTGTGGCTGTCGCCGTCGCCGCTCTGGCTGCTGGACGAGCCCTACGCCAACCTCGACCTGGACGGCATCACCCTGGTCAACCGAATGATCTCCGCGCACCTGCGCGACGGCGGCGCCGCGCTGGTCACCACCCACGGCGCCTACGCGGCCCCGCCGGTGCAGACCCGCATGCTGTTGCTGGAGCGCCCCGCATGA